The nucleotide sequence CTCGCCGACGCCGAAGCTGTTCTACTAATCTGCTGTGGTTTTTGGTGGTGGGAAAATTGTTGCAGGGAGGAGGCCGTATTGACCAATGTCGGCCGCGTCCTCGAGGCGCGAGGGAGGGAGTTCCTCGGCGACAAGTACAAGGATCCAATCGCTAGCTTCACCGACTTCCACAAGTTCTCCATTGAGAATCCAGAGGTTGTGGAAGATGCAAAAATCTTGCCCTCATTGATCCATTGTTTGCGATTATTGCTGTTTTACTGTTGTTAGAGGTGAGCTTACAGTGTCAGTTTGGCCACTGTTTTTCAAGGGCAGGCGTACTGGAAGATGGTGTTTGAGGAGATGGGGATTACTTTCAGTGTGGAGCCATCTTGCATCCTGAGGGAGAACGATGCTTACCCCGGCGGCGAGTGGTTGCCCGGCGCCGTGCTGAATGCTGCTGCGAATTGCCTGACCGCGAAGCCCGGAAGGAGTTCCGACGACGTTGCTATCGTGTGGAGGGATGAGGGGAAGGATTCTGAGCCCCTCAACTTTGTTACTCTTGAGGAACTGAGGAAAAAAGTTTGGTAATGACTAATGGCATTTATATCTCTAGAGAGGGCAAGTCGGGTGTATATAAATATGTTTTGTGGCAATCTGATTCCGGAATCGATTCTTCTTGTTTTGTTTGGAGCAGCCTGGTGGCAAATGCGCTTGATGCACTCAACCTGGCTAAGGGATCCGCGATTGCCATTGACATGCCCATGAATGTGAATGCTGTTGTGATCTACCTGGCAATTGTGTTGGCAGGCTATGTGGTTGTCTCAATCGCGGACAGCTTTGCTGCTCCCGCAATATCAATGAGGCTAAAGATATCAGAAGCAAAAGCAATTTTCACCCAGGTATTTGCTTAATTCACATTTCTCCTGAAACCATTGATGAACATGTTGCTCCTTTGCTCAATAGTTTCAGCTTCTATAGGGCAAAGTTTTGGTCATGCGGACTGACAGCTTTAATTTTTCATGCTAGGATTACATCCTTCGAGATGACAAGGAATTGCCTTTGTACAGGTGCCTTAACCTTTAAATGCACAGGCTTATAGATCAGTGTTCGTATTATTAGAATTTGTCTCTAACATCATAGCTTTCATTCTACAGTAGAGTTGTGGAAGCTAAGGCCCCTATGACAATTGTGATCCCTGTAAGGGGATCAACACCAATAAAAGGACTGCGTGCTGATGATCTGTCCTGGGAAGATTTTCTTGCAAAAGTTAACCATGCCAAGTAAGTTTGCTACATTCTGATcatggtttcctttttttggtAAAATGGCCGGTGGCTGCACGTGGAATGACTGGTGTATCTGCAAATTTTTGTCACATTGGATATGCCGTTACTGCCTAAATTGTGGAGCAGTCGCCAAAATTTTCCAGTGCAGCACGTTCATAATGTGTGGTGTGCAAACTCCAGAAAATTTCTGGGTAGTTAGCTTGGAAATAATTTACACTACCTCTCAGAAATACATGTTTCTTGAATTAAGTATGTATTACTATATTATGCAATAATGTGACAAAATTGCAGGGCTGATAATTATACCGCTGTTGAGCAACCTGCCTATGCCTTCACCAATATCTTGTTTTCGTCAGGGACTACAGGTGAGCACTAGTCTAGATAACATGTCTGTTTTGTGACTTTTGTGTGCTCTACCTTAACCATTCACAAATATTTGTTGTAATATTGTGCATCACAATCATGTCATAGTAGATCCTCCTTATGATTATGAGTTCCAATATTGTTCAAAATCTGATAGTTGTCATATTCAGGGGAGCCAAAAGCAATTCCATGGACACACTTAACACCTCTGAAGTCAGCTGCTGATGGATGGTGTCACATGGATATTCGCAGAGGTGATGTTGTTGCATGGCCTACTAACCTCGGTTGGATGATGGGCCCATGGCTTGTTTATGCCTCTTTACTGAATGGAGCTTCCATGGCTCTTTATAATGGCTCCCTGAATAGTTCAGGCTTTGCAAAGTTTGTACAGGTATGGATGCTTCATGGTAGAATGTTCAACCTCATGAAAATCAGTATCAGAAACTGTGCACTATCTTTTGATTTTGTTCAAATACATAATAAGAATTCTCCTAAGTATCAGTGTCAAAATGTTTCCAAAATAATTTAGAATGTGTGAATAGCTCCTGTGTAGGCCTATGCTTTTCCAGTTAAGTTCTTTTGGTAGTAATAATACAGATGGATGATGTTCCTTAACTTTGTTAGTAGGAACAATGAACAGCGTAGCCATGAAATTTCTGATACTCTCTTTTTCTGTATATATTCTACAATTTTTCAGTTTGAATTACAATATTTTCTTATACTATTTTCTCATTACTGAATAACTTCCAGGATGCAAAGGTGACTATGCTTGGGTTGGTACCCAGCATTGCTCGTTCATGGAAAAGTACAGATTGTACAGCTGGGTTTGATTGGTCAACCATTAGGTAATTTCTTGAGTGGTTTGGACTTTACCTCTTTTGTTTTAGCTTGTGTAAGGGAAATATTGTGTATCTCTTTGGATGATATGGTTTGTGACTGATTATATTGTTCCTTATATATAGATGTTTTAGCTCATCCGGGGAGGCATCCAGTGTGGATGATTATTTATGGTTGATGGGAAGAGTTTGCTACAAACCAGTTATAGAGTACTGTGGAGGCACAGAAATTGGTGGTGGATTTGTTGCTGGATCATTGCTGCAACCTCAAGCATTATCTGCATTCAGTACACCTGCAATGGGTTGTAACCTGTTTATTCTTGACAACAATGGAAATCCATTAGTAAGTATTCTGGAatagaaaattagaaaaatttctTGCATGAGTAACATAGAATTAGTTTCTATTGTGTGTATCTCCGCTTAAGCTTGCAAACTATGCAGCCACAAGATTCTGTTGGTACTGGAGAACTTGCGCTTGATCCAACCTTCCTGGGAGCTTCAACAACATTGCTGAATGCTGATCATCATGAGGTGTACTTCAGTGGAATGCCAGAATGGAACGGGAAAGTACGTGTTTCATCCCTGGTCTCCCTAATCATCGTTTAAGTTGAGACTTGAGACCACTAATCCATGTAACTGGGTGTGCAGGTCCTTCGGAGGCATGGGGATGAATTTGAGCGTACTCCAGATGGGTATTATAGGGCTCATGGGCGCGCAGATGACACAATGAACCTTGGTGGAATTAAGGTACCAAATGCCACAAATGCACAACTTATTTAGCAAATTTAGATTTCGGCAATCCAGACATTAATGTGTCTCGACCAATCTCAGGTGAGTTCCATCGAGATAGAGCGGATCTGCAACAGGGTAAACGACGCCATCCTTGAAACAGCAGCTATTGGGGTTCCACCTCTAGGGGGTGGCCCTGAACAGCTGACCATAGCCGTCGTCTTCAAAGACCAAAGCTCACAAACAGAGGATTTGAATCAGCTGAAACTGGCATTCAACACTGCTCTGAAGAAACTTAACCCTCTTTTCAAGGTTCTTATACCATCCCTGTGAATCATCTCATTGATAACTACTGTACCCTACATCTTTTACATGGCACACTGCGATAACATCACTAAGCACCTGTTTCCTCCCATCATCTCTGCAGGTTTCTTCAGTTGTGGTAGTCCCTTCGCTCCCTAGAACAGCCTCAAACAAGGTCATGAGGAGAGTCCTCCGCAAGGAGTTCACCCAGCAGCCAAAGCACTCCAAAATCTAGGTAGTTACAAAAAAGCAAAATTGGTTCTATTGCATCATACGTACacccaaaaggaaaaaacttCGGCACAGCAAACTGTGAATACACATGTCTGGTTAAAAATCACTAAATCAGTTGTATAGCAAGGCTTTTGTTCTCTCCGGTGTGAAATGAGATGATAGATCAGGTCATGATGAGGTACTGAAAGTGTTATTGCTACATTTTCCTGTCATATGTTTTTCGCTATGTGAATAAAGTCTTTGTGGGACTTCAGTGAAATTCAGGTGGCCTATAGTGTATTCCAGTGAAATTCCTAAGctctattccctccgtcccataaaagaTCAACCTAGTACTAAATATTTTTGAGAGGGAAACACTGTAGGGGAAGCCCCACGGTTAATAtattaaacaaaacaaaaggttCAAATTACAACAAGTTAATCCACAATTTTAGAGAGTCTCTCAAATAAATTAAGCCTATAAACTAAGAGGGAGATATCAGTCTTAAGAGCTCTCCAAGAGGCAACTGAAGGGGCTAGATTATTAAAGATTAAACCATTCCCATTCCTTTGCTTCTAAATATTCCAAGCAGTATAGAGCACCTTCTCAACATAGTGTGAAGACATATAAGAATTCTTGGCAGCAAACAACTAAGGGAAAGATCCCAAACCACACCAAATTGAGCCCAACATTCAGAGCTAAATAGGCACTGAAAGAAAATATGCAGGGTTGTTTCTCACTCCTGTAGCACACAAAACACATCAAGGAAGCATTTTGAGGAGAACAGTGCCTTCTGTCCAGCATATCATGAGTGTTTAAGCGATCTATTAAAAGAAGCCAACCAAAAACTTTGACCTTGGAAACACACTTGCTCTTTCAGATTCAATTGATATAAGCTGGCACCTGAATCTACGAAAAATTTGTAGCTTACTTCTGAGAAGAGAAAATTCCATTACCCCAAGCATATAAGTCCAGCTATCCTTCTCAtcattaagttgatctataggATCAGAAGTTGACATTATCATATATTCCTGAGAGGCTTGCTCAGACAAAGGCAAGACAAAAAGTTCTGAAAGATCCTTTAAGGAGAACATATGAACTGAAATCTTGACATTCCTGGAAAAAGAGTGAATCCTAGGAAATACAGATGATCTGAGCTTATTATTCCACAGATCCTTCCAAAACAAACATGATTTACCATTCCCCAATATTACAGTTTAAAATTTCCCTAAAAATATCCACAAATTGCAGAACATCTCTCCACAAAAAGGATCCTTTAGGGGCGACAACATGTGGCACTTTTGAGATGTACTTTTGAGATGTAGTAAGTATTCCAGATCAGATTAACCCAGGGAATTGGTAACCTATtataaaatttgtgcaaattttTCAGGAGAAGGGCATTATTTTGGAGTCTGAGATCAATTACACCTAAACCACCTTTGTACTTTGGCTGACACACTCTGTCCCACATCACCAAAGACTTTTTGTTTGAATTTATATCTGAACCCCTTCATAAACAATGTCTCCTTGCCCTATCTATACTCTCAATTACAGATTTTGGAAGAGACAGAAAACACATATAATACGTTGGCAAAGAGGAGAGTACTGCATTTACAATTGTCAATCTATCACCATAAGAAAGGAGTGCTATTGTTGTTGAAAGACGTCTCTCCACTCTATCCACCAAAGGGGCAAAATCAATTACTTTAGGCCTAATTGATAATTCcttcatttcacaatgtaagtcattctaacatttccttACATTTATAgtctagattcgttaacatcaatatgaaaaaatgctagaataacttatattgtgaaacaaaaGAAGTACTAAATatgatactctctccgtttcataatataagactttttagaattgtctatatttatatagatgtttatAAATCTAGACACGTATAGAATTAtcgtactatgaatctggatcatcttactatgaatctagacgaTTAAGAGTTCGCTATCCTGGACGTTGAAGTCGTTATCCAGATTCCTTTTTTTTGCCGGAGGGTTTAGACGAGAATCAATGAAAGGATTCACTAGGTGGGGCCCTTCTCACACTGGGTCAGGCGTGGCACTGACACGTATGTCCCACCCCAGGGAACTCGGGGTGGGGACACTTTGTCAGTCGTCCAGTGACTCGTTGAGGGGATTCCACGTGTCCCGGTTGCCACGGTGGATCATGCCGTTAGCCGATTCGAAAGTAACGCTACATTCCTGCTCATAAGCATGCATGACCAactcaacatttgaccgtcgTCGTCAGCTCAGCACATCCACCGGCCTCGGCTTCGCCTACCTGTGGAATGTGGATACTTAAAAGGCTCGATCGATCAGTAAATCCATCTTATAAAAATCTTCCCAAAAAGAATCTGAGAAGAGACGGCGATGGGGAAGCTGGCGAAGCTCGTCGGCGGCATCAAGGCGAGGCTGCGAAGAAGGAAgatgctgacggcggcggcggcggagtcgtcgtcgtcgtcgtcgtgctaCGACAAGATGGAGAAGACAAACAGCATGAAGGTGGAGATCACTAGCCGCCGCGCGCAGAAGCTCATCGCCAAGAACCTCGCCATCGTCGACGCCATGGTCGccggcagcaacagcaacaacagcagcaaggCCAAGAAACGCGCCTTCTTCCCGTGACGCTCTCTGATTAATCCCCTCCCTTTGCTGTCGTGGACATAGATAATAATCCAATGACCGGTAATTTGATTGAGCAGTAGGAATTGCAGAATGTTTTATAGGTTTGTAGAGGATTTATATTAGGGTAAAGTTTATCTTTGGATCTCAGACTTCCGTCGAAGTCCATAGTTTTAGCTGCACTAGAAATTATCTTGCTGTTTTTATGTCCCGTTCGGTGATTGTTAACAAGTTATTGTCCCACATATTGTATACATTTTTTTACTCTTCTTTTTCCTTGCATCTCTGTAATCACTACTTTGTGTGAGGAAATAAGGGGGAAAATGTGTGACATGTGGAACCAATCCCATATTAGCACCTAAAACAACATAAAACAATGTTGGTGCTTGTTACTGTTGTTGTGTGACAAAAAACCACCATCTAAAATCAGCATCAGGGTGAAACTTGTCCGATTTCAAAAATTTAGGATAAAAACAAACGATTTTTATAGTTCACGGTGAAAATTGGACTTCAATGCAAGTTTGAAGGCTAAAAATAGACTTTACTCTACATTTGTCTTTCTGCAAAAAAGAGTCGTCCTCCATCCCTGCTACTCCCACCGCGCGTTTCGTTTGTACGCTCCTCTTGCATAATCATGGTAAGAGTTCTTCTCAATCACCGGATCTAATTTTTACCAATCACAATCCTAACTTCTCTAGTTACATACTCTCTGGGAATGAACCTGGACACGCATTtgtccctccgtcccataaaaaaccaacttctgagGATGAATTTGAACAacatttgtccagattcattagtagaagttttttttttaacagagcGTGTAGGTACATGACATGTtactactactctctccgtcccgaaataagtgcagttttgcactattcacgttcaacgtttgaccgtttgtcttatttaaaaaatttttatgattggtatttttattgctattagataataaaatatgaatagtattttatgtgtgactaaatattttcaattttttcacaaaattttcaaataagacggacggtcaaacgttgggcacggatatccacagctgcacttattttgggacgggggtagtagtaaaaaaagaaaagaaatactccctctgtccctaaatatttgagccgttgacttttttaaacatatttgatcgttcgtcttattcaaaaaatttaagtaactattaattctttttctatcatttgattcattgttaaataaatttttatgtatatatatggttttacatattttacaaaagttttttaataagataaacggtcaaatatgtttaaaaaggtcaacggcgtaatatttagggacggagggagttaattctttttctatcatttgattcattgttaaatatacttttatgtatatatatatagttttacatatattacaaaagttttttaataagacgaacgttTAAAAAGATCAACGGCGTAATATTTAGGAACGGAGGAGTATGAACCATCAAATCCCAAATGTGCCCGGCCCATACAGACCCATCAAAAGCCCAACACCTTCCCACCCAAAGTCCATCCAGGCCCACAAAAGAcccaccacctccctctccctctcccgagtCGTCCCCTTCCTCGTCTCCGGCTCCTCCCCCTATCCAATCCCCCCCTCTCGCCATccacgccgccctcctcctcctcccgccgccgccggagatgcAGGCGACGGCCGCGCTCTTCCTCGTCCGCCCGCTCCCGCGTCCCCACTACCGGTGAGCGCGCCCACGTGCCCCTCGAAACCCTTTTCCGCCCCTCCTCCCCCGGCTCGCgtctctcctcctccgcgacTGACGACGAGCTCCCCCTGCCGGCCCCTCTGTGGGGGTTCTCCGGTGCGCGcgttttccccattgtgtgcaGGTGCTTGCATGGGTTGCGGGGAGGCGTCTCGCtggccccgccgcggcggcggctggtggcgcGGGGCCCGCGGTGCTCCATGAGCCtctccatcggcggcggcgcgggcgcgggcgccggcggggaCCGCGGGTTCAGCTACGGTAaggaagggggagggagatgcCCGAACCCTAGCGATGCTCTCTCGATGTCTCAGCTGATTTGTGTTGTTCTGCGTGGTCTCTGGGTTGCAGAGTGATAATGCCTGTTTAGCTGCTGCGATGAACTGATCGTATTGGCTGTGTGGTGATCCCATTTATTGGATTACCGATTTCATAATTTGTGCCATGAACACAATGGAGATGCTTGGTAGCACAGGCTGAGCATGCCTGGTTCATGCCTAGTGGAGAAATATACAGGATTAGCTAGGGAATTAACGTGTCTATTACCATACTTTATGCTTAGAAATTTCTAGTGAAATGATTTCAGGAAGGAGAGATGCATATGCCTTATGGTGATATAGCGGCATTTCTAGAATTATGATGGCGCAGATGCTGGCATGGTGATTTGGTACTAATGCTAAATCTTGTTTGTTGGGTTCTCTAAGCTGAAAGAGGGAATGCTCTTCTATGGGTTTGGTTAGACAAGATATCAAGTGGTGCCAATTAGTTTTCTTGTGTaaatctgaagttctgaaccgATGATATCCATTGTATTGATGTTTATCAACAGTGTCTCATAAATTAcgatattatttttatgattatttaatCAATGTCAAACTTGTTCTGTGCATGAGTTTCTTGTCCTTGCACTAGGAATAAAAGGTAATAGAAAGATAACTTTCGTTCATTTATCTTGATAACCCATATAGGTTTGCATCTAGGTTTCCCACTTCCCACAGATTATTTGCTTGCTACTTGGGGTTGTTATTTTTTGTGATTACTAAGAATACTGACATAGAACCCAACTTTCCATTCTTTTGATTGTTTTTGGAAACAACGTGCAGTTGTAGAGCTTATCTTATGTGATCTTAACCCTAGTTTCTGTGTCTCCACAGAGCACGTTCCAGTGTTTCCAAGATACCGGATTCGTGATCCCTACAAGCTTCTTGGTGTTGATCGTGATGCAGCTGAAGAAGAGATCAGGAGTGCTAGAAATTTCCTTATTCAACAGTATGCTGGGCATGAACCAAGTGAAGAAGCTATTGAAGGTGCATACGAGAAGATAATAATGAAGAGCTaccagcagcggaaaaagactAAGATTAATCTGAAAACTAAGCTAAAAAAGCGAGTTGAGGAATCCCCGTCATGGGTAAAGGCACTGCTTGGATATTTTGAGGTGCCACAAATGGATATCATTTCAAGAAGATTGTTCTTTTTCGCTTTCATTGCTGGTTGGAGCATAGCGACTTCTGCTGAGAATGGACCTGCATTCCAGGTATCTGTGCTTTGGTTTTTGCTGGCCTTTCAAgttgtttttttcttgtttgatGACATATTTCAATTCATAGCAGTCCAAGAAGGCAATCTAGTTTGCACGTAAAATGCATATGCTTGTTCATTCAtctgaaaatttaaattatccAATGTAACCAACATCTCTTGTTGAGGGTATAAAGACAATGCAAGGCCTAATAACTcctaaattttaaatatttatgcAATACTAGCTTAATACACTTCCCATCTTGAGCACAACTTCTCTAGttgactagtttttttttttccttttgcagcTTGCAATATCTCTCTTCTCGTGCATATATTTCCTTAATGATAAGATGAAGAACCTCATGAGGGCATCAACAACTGGGTTAGTGGGAATTTTTTCACTTGATATCCATCGGACCGTAGCTTGCCTACTTTGATATCAATATCATGCTTACTCTTTTGTTCTTCCAGGTTTGGAGTGCTTGTTGGTGGCTGGATAATTGGCTCTCTATTGGTCCCACTTATCCCAACATTCATCATCCCACCCTCTTGGTCCCTTGAGCTACTTACATCATTAGTTGCATATGTCTTCCTGTTCCTGGGTTGCACTTTCCTCAAATGAAAACCTTGTAAATCTTGTAACCGTAAATTGTAGAATTGCTTGCAGAAATTTTGCAACTACTGACATCTCCACTATGGGTCTCGGAAAAGTTTTGTAGAATGACATCACTTTGAGGTTCTCCTCTTCTTCCATATGGTCAAGCCTCAGAATTTTCTGTTCAGCACTTCTCTGAAACAAGAAAATCAATCTGTCCACAACTTCAGGTCATTTTACTCTATCGTTtagccttttttctttttggaacaCATTAATCTAATATAACCCGATTGATTATTGTGGAGATTGAATTGTTTCATATGAAAATCTTTCATGACTTTCGATCTTGTGGAGATTGAATTAGTTTATATGAAAAATCTTTCATGACTTTCGAAGGCAGCTGCATATGCCATGACCTTGTGGCAGACAGTACTGCCTCCAGATTTGTTGTTTTCCCAATAAAAGAAATGGACCTTTGATTCTTTGCCATTGACAAGATGGTTCCATGTATTATTGGTATGAGGTGGCAACATAATAATGAAATAACATTCTCCTTATATAATGGTTATAACATGGTTTTATTCTTTCTCCGGTCTTTCGGGGTATTTTGTTCATCAAGACCGAGATGTGCTCCAAGATTAGTCCTCGCGGCTATATGCTTGCTGGTACAGAGACAAACGGCCACCCCGCCATCGTCTGCGACAACTgtacttgcaaaaaaaaaagtgaaatatcaaataaatataagggGTAAAACTTTGAACCTAAACCAGCTAACTCACCACCTTATAAAGTTAGCCATAAGACCCTGAACGTTCTCTCAACTGTACTTGCTAGTGTGGCATGAATGAACTGTGTTAAATTGACAATTGTTCCGTGCATCTTGATCGAGATTATGCAGAAGATTACACAAGAAAAGAAACCCTCTAGTATCCTGATCAGGGTTAAATTTCGAGGACTGAACTAACTAGTGGAAATGAGTCGATAGGAGTCTGGTCTTGACTAATTCATTCATGTTATGATAGCTCAAGCTATGCAGACATGCAGTATGCAGTGGTCTTCTCCACCATCTCGACGATGATCATGTAAGGCCGATCGAGCCGTATGCACCACAATCCAACTATCACCCTCTTCATCACCAGCCCCGTCGCCTCACCGATAAGGATGCCGGGTTTCCTTGTGATTTtcattttcttatttttcaggTGCCATCTTCTTATGCTAATCCACCAGTATGACATAATTCCgtattgggggggggggggggggggacttttcttttttttttccccttttgaaAAGGCCTGTCCTTCTCTCATGGCATCCATTGTCGCCTCCTCATCAAATGATTCCGTCCTATTGAGTATTGACAAAAACTATTGAGCATTGACAAAAAGTTTAGGAGGTAGGAGTACTACATGTCATACTTTGTATTATA is from Oryza sativa Japonica Group chromosome 9, ASM3414082v1 and encodes:
- the LOC9271425 gene encoding hexanoyl-CoA synthase isoform X2; its protein translation is MVFEEMGITFSVEPSCILRENDAYPGGEWLPGAVLNAAANCLTAKPGRSSDDVAIVWRDEGKDSEPLNFVTLEELRKKVCLVANALDALNLAKGSAIAIDMPMNVNAVVIYLAIVLAGYVVVSIADSFAAPAISMRLKISEAKAIFTQDYILRDDKELPLYSRVVEAKAPMTIVIPVRGSTPIKGLRADDLSWEDFLAKVNHAKADNYTAVEQPAYAFTNILFSSGTTGEPKAIPWTHLTPLKSAADGWCHMDIRRGDVVAWPTNLGWMMGPWLVYASLLNGASMALYNGSLNSSGFAKFVQDAKVTMLGLVPSIARSWKSTDCTAGFDWSTIRCFSSSGEASSVDDYLWLMGRVCYKPVIEYCGGTEIGGGFVAGSLLQPQALSAFSTPAMGCNLFILDNNGNPLPQDSVGTGELALDPTFLGASTTLLNADHHEVYFSGMPEWNGKVLRRHGDEFERTPDGYYRAHGRADDTMNLGGIKVSSIEIERICNRVNDAILETAAIGVPPLGGGPEQLTIAVVFKDQSSQTEDLNQLKLAFNTALKKLNPLFKVSSVVVVPSLPRTASNKVMRRVLRKEFTQQPKHSKI
- the LOC4346927 gene encoding protein CHAPERONE-LIKE PROTEIN OF POR1, chloroplastic translates to MQATAALFLVRPLPRPHYRCLHGLRGGVSLAPPRRRLVARGPRCSMSLSIGGGAGAGAGGDRGFSYEHVPVFPRYRIRDPYKLLGVDRDAAEEEIRSARNFLIQQYAGHEPSEEAIEGAYEKIIMKSYQQRKKTKINLKTKLKKRVEESPSWVKALLGYFEVPQMDIISRRLFFFAFIAGWSIATSAENGPAFQLAISLFSCIYFLNDKMKNLMRASTTGFGVLVGGWIIGSLLVPLIPTFIIPPSWSLELLTSLVAYVFLFLGCTFLK
- the LOC9271425 gene encoding hexanoyl-CoA synthase isoform X1, whose product is MGHAAAAAAAAHVPLGAITVDDLLAAGVAGGAAAELHEAVRRAVGARGGDGDAAAVWGELCRAALRPGVPFAVHRMLYYGCFAGFPSATPPAWTPDPEEAVLTNVGRVLEARGREFLGDKYKDPIASFTDFHKFSIENPEAYWKMVFEEMGITFSVEPSCILRENDAYPGGEWLPGAVLNAAANCLTAKPGRSSDDVAIVWRDEGKDSEPLNFVTLEELRKKVCLVANALDALNLAKGSAIAIDMPMNVNAVVIYLAIVLAGYVVVSIADSFAAPAISMRLKISEAKAIFTQDYILRDDKELPLYSRVVEAKAPMTIVIPVRGSTPIKGLRADDLSWEDFLAKVNHAKADNYTAVEQPAYAFTNILFSSGTTGEPKAIPWTHLTPLKSAADGWCHMDIRRGDVVAWPTNLGWMMGPWLVYASLLNGASMALYNGSLNSSGFAKFVQDAKVTMLGLVPSIARSWKSTDCTAGFDWSTIRCFSSSGEASSVDDYLWLMGRVCYKPVIEYCGGTEIGGGFVAGSLLQPQALSAFSTPAMGCNLFILDNNGNPLPQDSVGTGELALDPTFLGASTTLLNADHHEVYFSGMPEWNGKVLRRHGDEFERTPDGYYRAHGRADDTMNLGGIKVSSIEIERICNRVNDAILETAAIGVPPLGGGPEQLTIAVVFKDQSSQTEDLNQLKLAFNTALKKLNPLFKVSSVVVVPSLPRTASNKVMRRVLRKEFTQQPKHSKI